CTGCCGACGCCGCGTCCCTGCCAGCGCGCGTCGATGGCGAGGCGCCCGAGGATCACCGAAGGAATATGTCGCGGCATGTTTCGCCGCATGGAGCCGAGCGCTTCCCGATCGAGAATCTGGCCCATGCTCAGCGCGTAGAAGCCGACGACCTGTGGCGAGCCGGCGGCGCAGAGCACATAGGTCTTGCTCGCGCCGGCCTCCATATTGGCGAGGGCGCGCCTCACCAGCCATTCGTCCAGAACCGCTTCGCTGCAGCGAAAATCCGCGAGCTCGTGGCTCTCGCTCAGCGGCGCGGGCGGCTCGAGAGACGCTCGCGCTTCAGCCATTCCGCCAGGGGGCTCTGCTCGCGGCGAGCCGCTTCATGCCCGCGTCTTCTTCCGCGGAAGCCGGGGCGTCCATCCAATCGAGAATTTTTCGAAAGGCCCGACGGTCCGCCGCGATAGTCGTCTGATCGAGCAGGACATTCTTGGCCGCGTTCAAGGCGGAGGCGAGCATGAATTGCGAGCGATTGGTTCCCGTCAATTCGGCCGCCTGGTCGATGAGCGAGCGGTCCTGCTCGCGAGCGCGCAGGTGAATATTGACTTCGGCGAGCGGCGGCGAGGGTTTCATGTGATCGAAGATGGCGTCGTGTGTTTATAATGTCAACATCCGCGCGCCTCACCCGGGGCAGATCGGGCGAACGAGAAGTAATGATTGAAGAGGCGCATCACCTCCCCCTCGAGGGGGGAGGTCGAGCGCCGTAGGCGCTCGGGAGGGGGTGAAACCCCGAGTCTTCGCCGTGAACCCCACCCCGTCCGGCTATCGCCGGCCGACCCTCCCCCTGAAGGGGAGGGTGAGCGCGCCTCTTTCGGCATTCACCCGATCGCCGTTGCCTCATCCCGCCCCGCCGCCCTTGGCGCGCCCGCGTGTGAGCAGCGCCGATAGGCCGAGCGCGATGGCGACGAAGCCGAGCAGCAGCGTCGAGATGGCGTTGACCTCCGGCGAGACGCCGAGCCGCACTTGCGAGTAGATGCGCATCGGCAAGGTGGTGGCGCCGGGGCCGGTGGTGAAGCTCGCGATCACGAGATCGTCGAGCGAGATGATGAAGGCGAGGAGATAGGCGCTGACGACGGAGGGCGCGATCAGCGGCAGAGTGACGAGCGCGAAAGCGCGAACCGGCGTCGCGCCGAGATCCATTGCCGCC
The sequence above is a segment of the Methylosinus sp. PW1 genome. Coding sequences within it:
- a CDS encoding GNAT family N-acetyltransferase, with product MAEARASLEPPAPLSESHELADFRCSEAVLDEWLVRRALANMEAGASKTYVLCAAGSPQVVGFYALSMGQILDREALGSMRRNMPRHIPSVILGRLAIDARWQGRGVGRALLHDAVSRSLRAAREVSARLLVVHAISPAAEAFYQHRGFMRLPVETPTLALDLVKLDRVIGKERG
- a CDS encoding DUF1778 domain-containing protein, translated to MKPSPPLAEVNIHLRAREQDRSLIDQAAELTGTNRSQFMLASALNAAKNVLLDQTTIAADRRAFRKILDWMDAPASAEEDAGMKRLAASRAPWRNG